A stretch of Mya arenaria isolate MELC-2E11 chromosome 14, ASM2691426v1 DNA encodes these proteins:
- the LOC128216024 gene encoding uncharacterized protein LOC128216024, with amino-acid sequence MADSGIYDEAGNQVKESIGDSFQSNNNSQEEKASWGSGYRRGSRHSHVDQDIREGAGHSQDTGNTPHSQVCNVINSDGDDEISENNSLPFIDDGAVNVECGVIKLEKEHSDDMKSVDVDEIQISEDMPDSFREHSTDWEKIEEQIISCDNVNNDKVSSHTNGIQKRKAEVCNQEEVKAVHVDEVSAEMPSDLQASFTDQNKNQTKASVRFREDGTGEIEEEHIAPVTAGKLHATPSRKDAASRRKTWASRKLRKIFKLKDKNEDEDQPDGKDKSEKSDSDDESSGHKFRNKWPMVLNNKKLEHGGKRPEDEEPIPPESPYERGVQSPHQSLSARIVSKISFRASRQDSDDDFQHFLYPWKRLFRRDDSAVMVKSVMKTSVADDYEGLEGSSKLWIGKDYINFIHKDPVDVHNPFEDFIERDKTPRMPWHDVGGVVYGKVARDIARHFILRWNFCKTENFKSNKEFPILMPKTYAKCEVSPAIKDITYSCTTQILRSVCGWSTGINRTEQSIHQAYLDCIKRAKHYIYIENQFFISQIGDHSMVGNEISEALLERIVRAHKLQETFCAYVVLPLLQAFKGEIGATGGYFIQAVLHWNYMSISKGDNSLWQQLAK; translated from the exons ATGGCCGACAGTGGTATATATGATGAAGCAGGGAACCAGGTTAAGGAAAGTATTGGTGATAGTTTCCAGTCAAATAACAATTCCCAAGAGGAAAAAGCT TCATGGGGCTCAGGATACAGGAGAGGTAGCCGACATAGTCATGTTGATCAGGACATAAGAGAGGGAGCCGGCCACAGTCAAGATACAGGGAATACACCTCACTCACAAGTGTGTAATGTGATTAATTCGGATGGTGATGatgaaatatctgaaaacaaTAGTCTTCCATTTATAGATGATGGTGCTGTCAATGTAGAATGTGGTGTGATAAAGCTTGAAAAAGAACACAGTGATGATATGAAGTCAGTTGATGTAGATGAAATACAGATCAGTGAAGATATGCCTGATAGCTTCAGGGAACATTCTACTGACTGGGAGAAGATTGAAGAACAAATCATTTCTTGTGATaatgttaataatgataaagtCTCTAGTCATACAAATGGTATTCAAAAGAGAAAAGCAGAAGTCTGTAACCAGGAAGAAGTAAAAGCTGTTCATGTTGATGAAGTCAGTGCTGAAATGCCATCAGATCTTCAAGCCTCTTTTACCGATCAGAATAAGAACCAGACGAAGGCTTCGGTTCGCTTCCGTGAAGACGGTACAGGGGAGATAGAGGAGGAGCATATAGCTCCTGTCACAGCTGGGAAACTTCATGCAACCCCCAGTAGAAAGGATGCTGCCTCCCGCAGGAAAACCTGGGCCTCCCGGAAACtcagaaaaatattcaaactgaaGGATAAGAATGAGGATGAGGACCAGCCTGATGGGAAAG ACAAGAGTGAGAAGTCTGACTCGGATGATGAGAGTTCAGGACACAAGTTCCGTAACAAGTGGCCTATGGTTCTCAACAACAAGAAGCTGGAGCATGGAGGCAAGCGCCCGGAGGACGAGGAGCCCATCCCGCCTGAAAGCCCTTATGAGCGGGGTGTGCAGTCCCCACATCAGTCTCTGTCAGCCAGGATTGTGAGCAAAATATCATTTCGTGCATCACGGCAGGACAGTGATGATGACTTCCAGCATTTCCTGTATCCATGGAAACGACTGTTTCGCCGTGATGATTCAGCAGTGATGGTAAAGTCAGTGATGAAAACCTCAGTGGCTGATGACTACGAGGGTCTTGAAGGCTCGTCAAAGTTGTGGATTGGGAAAGACTACATAAACTTCATCCACAAAGATCCTGTTGATGTCCATAATCCTTTTGAag ATTTCATTGAGCGTGACAAGACACCTCGTATGCCATGGCACGATGTTGGGGGCGTGGTGTACGGCAAGGTTGCCCGAGATATTGCGAGACATTTTATCCTCCGTTGGAACTTCTGCAAG ACTGAGAATTTCAAGTCGAATAAAGAGTTCCCAATCTTGATGCCCAAGACATATGCCAAGTGTGAGGTGTCCCCGGCCATCAAGGATATCACCTACAGCTGTACCACCCAAATTCTTCGTAGCGTTTGTGGCTGGTCGACGGGCATAAACCGAACTGAGCAGTCCATACACCAAGCATACCTGGACTGCATCAAGCGGGCAAAACACTACATTTACATCGAG AACCAGTTTTTCATCAGCCAGATAGGGGACCACTCGATGGTCGGGAACGAGATCAGTGAGGCACTCCTAGAAAGAATAGTTCGCGCCCACAA GCTGCAGGAGACGTTCTGTGCGTATGTGGTGCTCCCTCTGCTGCAGGCGTTCAAGGGTGAGATAGGAGCAACGGGTGGTTACTTTATCCAGGCTGTCCTACACTGGAACTACATGTCAATCTCCAAGGGTGATAACTCACTTTGGCAGCAGCTCGCAAAATGA